GTAGAAATCAATAGGAGGATGAGAACATAATAAAAACACCAATTTGATAGGaattgatatgaaattaattcctattgaatttattatatgaaaagagAGCACAAAGGGAGGAAAATAGCGTAGATTGGCGGTTTCTCCTAGAGGGAAAACCGAAGGAGAGAACgagattaataatttaatttcattctgtttgataataataaaagactccacacatatttataatatgtgtggtacAAAAAAATCTCCTATAAACTAGGAAAGTAAATCAAaagcaaatcaaatcctaaccagtatacaaagtaaataaaatcataacaacTAACTAATAGTAAagcataaataaactaaataaaatatacggagagaatatcagctcccttccggaataaaatagaatatcatgtCCCTATCAATACGCCGGTCGCGCGCATCCTCGAGATTCAACCACCACATCTCGTGACGGCCCGTTCGCCATCGCCACCGAGATCCTCGTCTTCTCACCGTTCACAACAGCCCGGTGCAACACGCTCTTGTATATCCCATTGCTGAATatctgaatatatatataaatacacaACGCAGTGACGCTGACGCATATGATTTATAATAAAGACAAAACAATTGCTATTCAGATAAATTAATTCATAACCACCTGCTGCAGCTGGCCATGGGCCTAATTTTCAATTATAGAGTTTGTAGGGATTAGATCACTCGGGATTTACCaattaccgggacctctttGTTATTGGATTAACACTTGAATGACTAATCTCAGCAAGGAACAAGTCAATTACAATAGATGTGTTACAACTAGAACAATTTGTGACTAAGTACAAGATTACAGAGAAACTCTAGCCTATATCGGATCTGGAACCAACCAGATATAGCAAGCTACACTCTGTGAAAAcctcctgcacacttaagcacaCAGATTAGTAACACAAGACAAATGATCCTTTCGGATCTAAATCGAAAAGAATACAAGAACAAAATGAGACAGAAGATTTAGGATATGGCTCAGGTCGCACACACGACTGCACAGGGCCAAGGACCTCCTCAATCTTTACCAACAAGTCTCAAGGGAGCACAGTGAAACAATCGGACCCCAAACCCTAGGGATACTCCGATTACTACAACACAGTAGCCACCTCATACGTCAACTGTCTCACAACCACAACCACAAGGCTTCAAGAACAACAGAATCTCACGGATCTAAGAAATCAAACGAAGATCTTCAGCCAAACAACCAGATTCGAACTCAACTGTTCGAAACCAAAGGAAATCTCCGAATCAACACAGGAGTTGAGAGATGAACACTCAGTTCTCACTAAAACAGAGAAGAGAGTCACCGGAGAAGAAGATCGGAGGACATTtctgtgagagagagagagagaaaagttcTAGagagaagccggagacgaagcatgtagagagagagagcattGAACAGAATGAGGCACCGAGAAGGGATATTGAGAGTTTAACTCTCCCAAAAAACATCCTAGATCCAACGGTCCACGTCCATGATCCGTGTGAGATGGCCACGTGGCAGCCATCGGAGCGTCCCATTTAAGTGTTGGGTCAACCCAAATTGGGTCACCAATATATAGAACGGGCCAACCAATTAAATCAGCCCAGATGATTAATAATAAGCCCAAATTGAAGTCCACAATATTTCCCGGAGTTCTGACGATGATGTTGTGAAATTCTAATTTTacctatttatattttatttttaccttGATACTATATGGagtaacttttattttaaactcTTGATACTATATGGAGTAACTTTTATTTTAACCAAGATAGATCCGGGGCGAGCTTTAACATTAATCCACCTTCCATCGTGCTGTATCTGCAGCCCGCCTACACCGTTCTCTACGAGAAGCGTGAAGAGGCCGTGGTCGGAATGCGCCGGCATCCCCATCGCTGCGCCAGCATCCGGATACCGCGGATACAAATTCGCGATGAAAATCTGCAGAGTCGAGGCCATGCCTAGCGCCGCCTCCGGCTCGCCTTCTTCAAGCCCTAGGCTCCTCGACACCGCCCTCAGCAAAGCTCTCAACATCTCCCGACATCTCTCGCAATATTCTACTAACTGCTCTCTATAATTAAAACGACactattaatttcataatttttttaaaaaaagatacTCCTTGATTATACTTGCATTTGATATTTGGACTTATTTGCTTAGCATTTAATGCTATTAAAATGTGTTTTACTGGTCCCTCTGTCAATCATTTAAAGAGCTTTTTTGACTCGtcacggattttaaaaaattggttATTTTTTGAACAAAAGTAAATGTTGAAAGCGAGTGGAACGTGAATTCATTTTTAGTagaattagttttataattagttgtgagtgtaaaaagttagtgaaatatatgGTCTGCATACTAAAAATGGAATAAAGTACTGTAAATGGTTTTATAAATTGTGGACAACTGAAAATGACTCTTTAAAATAGTGGATAGATAGAGTATAATGTTACACTTATGATTAACTAAAACAAGAAGGTTTAATTTAAACTGACCTGAGAGATTCGGGTTTGTTGGGACAATTGAATTGGGGATGAACAAACACCTTCAAGAAATCTCACCAGCAGAAGACGTCCTCTTTCTCAGTGTTGAAGCCCGTGCCGTACCTCACCGGAGTCAGCACGTCTTTAGGCTGGAATTCCGGCTTTTCCTCCTCCGGGAGGTCGAAGAATTCGCGCGTGGCCTCCAGCACACCGTCCACCAGCTCCAGTGGTTAGCCATGATTTACTATCATGAAGAAGCCCCACTCCCGGCAGGCTTTGTCTAGATCACGGATGGCTTCAGCGTTGCCGGTGGCGAGAAGCGAGAGATCGACGACCGGGATTGAATCACCGGCATCCTAGGCTTTGGTTTCGGCATTATGGGCGTAGTTGGAAGGGATAGAGCTAAGATTTGCTAGATGTCTCACGCTTGTGACTGTTGGTGCCATTTTGGTTTATCCATGCACACATATTTTTATGTCTTTTTATAGTAAGCAACTAAGATGCATACAACTAACATGTCGTTTATGCAAGTTGGATGATTGCGACAATATATTAAATACGGGTCAAGTTTGGCTACTATACTATcattaaattactatttttttatcatttggAGTTATTGTCTATTTGTCAATTGTCATGGTAGTTGCCTACTTGATTTACTGTTTTTCAGCAACTGTCTCAACTCTCAATTAAACTCGTGTGTTCACTTTAATAATACAGTGAGGGGGGAAGGATCTGATTAATATCTTGGCAAATGAAAACAAACAAGGTCTCAAACTCGTGTGTTCACTTTAATAATACAGTGAGGTGGGAAGCATCTGACTGATATCTTGGCAAATGAAAACAAACAAGGTGTAATTACAAAACTAGCTAGAAGATAAGTTATGGGCTCATATATTTCTGTCACGGTTTAAGATAGAATCTCGTAGAGTTGTACATTGGTTATAGAACATATCTGTTGACTCTGGCTCTgggatgaaattttaattggGCCGAGCCAATCCAACCGAGCATGACCCAGACTCGGTATGCATGTGAAGATCTAAGCCCGGCCCATCTGTGAAAAGAAATGGACTTGGCTAGGGCTCATTGGTAAAAGCTGATTTCAATTGATCCACTTTTCAAATCCAGTTTTAGGACCTGTATAAATAAGGCCAGCAActattaatactccctccatccatgaATAATGTTCATATTTATCATTTCGGTCCGCCCACGAAATAATGTCCACACTTGCTTTATTCCATTTTTGAATAATGGACTACACTTTCTattaactcattacactcatattttctcactcctactttattctctcttcatttaaccACTAAATATCACTATCAAAAAActtgtgcccaaaagaaatgtgtcacatgtaatgggacggatggaatataaaactaaaactactttagttccaagttacttgaggcatttcttttttgCAATCGTTATGGAAAAatgatggagtaataaataattaaagtggagaacttgtaaattaaaagagagaataatatagagaattctctctcttacattaCTCTCTCTCCGTTTTAACAATTTatcaatttatataattttttcaaaatgagtgcaaaAAATAAGTGACTCAAATAACGTACTTTaggacagaggaagtatataaaagtgggatccacattcaattaatttttttcacgGATTTTCCTTCACATTTGTTAAAACCAGTCAAAGTGGGACTTTAAAttatggacggatggagtatatttaattatttctcatCTAATTTAACATAAATTATAAGAGTGAATCCACAACTTAAAGaaccattttgtcattttgggatGTTCACAATTTAAAgaatcatttactttattctgtcTTTTGGTTAGcaaacctcacattccactaacttattttcaCTCACAATCCATTATAAAACAAGAGTATTAAAATtgggactcacattccactaattgttttccttcatttttttcacgaagtcaaacatttttttaaaacccgacAGGAAgtcaaaatgactctttaaatggtggacggaggaGTGAGTATATAGCTTTGATGTTTGCAATTCTTGGAAAAAAATATCATGAGAAGTGATTAGTAAAATTCTGAATCATATTTTGAGAAGTAATTTGATCCATGAGTTCTATTCTGGAGAAGTTAATTTGACCATTGATACTGAATTTAGAACTGGAAATGCTTCTATCAAGCCTTTTTTTTCTATGGGCCTGTCTCTTGAAGACCAACAACTTGCCGCACAATTTCAAGAAATTCCACTCGACCTACTCATGTTTGAGGCAGAGCAGAGCAGAGCAGATTGGGTGTAAGTCATTCCTCTACTTGATGGTTTTAGATAGATGTGCTGTTGTCGTCCAAGTATTTCCCTTGGGTATGCTTTACATGATATCAGTAGCTATGTAGAGATAAATGGGTTATCATGTTTGAATGtttctatttatttacttaGGCAAATGTTCCCTCTTTAAATTAtcataactatttttttatgtgtgATTTAGACCATCTCCAACTATACCCAAAAATGAGTTTTTGTGTAAAAATCTTCTCTTAtcatacaccaaactcaaactcatttttaatgtttttttgaAATAACACTAAATATGGTGTTACTGCAcaaattttgtgagacaaaaacttaaaaattgtgtaaattttgaatttggtgtaaatTATTTGAGTAAAACTACTTTTTAATGTAACATATACTCAAAAATCTTTTTAATTTAACATATACTCAAAAATGGATTtaagtttggtgtaaatggttggagatggccttatggtaccaaagaacttacaattttatttaactatcaaaaacataaataaataggaTAACTCACAATTTTATTCACTACCAAAcgcaaaataaaattaagataaacCTAGTCAAAACGTATCATAGCCACGACATTTTCAATCTTGGTATATCAAATGTAAAAATCTCAATCAGAATCTAAATAAACAGAGCATTAAGACGATATAAACAAACGATGTAATCCATtttaaatgacaaaataaaatccaaaaCTTTTACTCCCTTCGTTCTTAACAGAGATAtttttttcggcacggagtttaagaatagtgcgTTAAATTGATGGTGAAAAAAGTAGGAGGGATGAGGAGAGAATTATTTTTGCCAAGAGTGGAGTACTTACATTTGTAAAGAGAGGCCTACTCTTCAACTacacctctctctcttctcAAAACTTCCCATCTCCGGCTACTGCTGTACCTCGACAGAAACACTTTGGCATTACACGAAGCCGACCTCTTCACCGACGACGACGATCCCGTCCGGATCCCCACTTCTCCAGCCTTCGCTTTTAAATTCTTATCACACTGCCGCGGAAATGCGTTAGCAACAGCGGCGCTGATCATCGACGCCGACAAAGAGTCCATCGACACCGACCTTCTAACCGGCTGCGCCCCGCCCAACTCAATTTTGCACGCCCCTTCTTCAACGGTTTCCCCCAATTCGATCCCAATTTGAGACCGGGCCGCCCCATCGCCCTCGATTTCGTTTGAAACATCTAGCGCTTCCTCGGCCCGGCCTGATTGATGAGCGATCGGGTCGTGGCTGGAGACGATTCCGGCCCGACACATGGGGCAATTGGTGTGGGAGGCGAGCCACGTGTCGATGCAGGGGATGTGGAAGGCGTGGCTGCACTTTGGGAGCAATCGGAGCGTCTCATCCTCCTGAAACTCGCTGAGACAGACGGCGCAGTCGGTTCCCTCCACGAGGCCGTCGGCTCTCTTGTATTTCACGATCGTGATCGCGTTGATCACCGACTGCTGCAGCCCGATCGTGCGGATGTACCAGATGGGGTGGTCAACCACGTCTTCTTCATCGACAAaatctccgccgccgccgccgtcttCTTCGGGATCGCTCTGCCGCCGCCGCGGCGGAGAGTTGGTGTAGGCGGTGTAGAATTTGTAGATGGTGTAGCAGGTGAAGAGGAAGAAGGCGGTGGAGAGGACGACGAGGGAGGCGGTGAGGGCGGGGGAGAGCGGGGGTTTGTGTGGAGCGATGaggggcggcggcggaggcggaggtGGGGATTGAAGGGGTGATTGTTTGCAGCTATCCTGGCAGGCGTTGATATTCTCAGGGTCAACACAAAAGGTTTGGCAAAACCATTCATCCAGCAGTTTCCTGTGAAGGAAGGCCATCACCATAGATGGGattattagagagagagaatcaTAGCCAAGGAATTCATAGAGAGATAGAGGATTATTGCAGCGTTGATTCTCTTGCTGTTGTGTTGACTTCACTCTGTGGTTTAAAGGAGATATAGTCGACCCGATTTTATTTGTCCCGATtacgtttttttttaataacttTTTAATGGTCTCTAAATTATTTGTGCAATAAGCCTAGTCTCTGAAGAGTATAATACgtaatatttttataagacaTAATTAGAATCATAATTTTGGAATATTTTAGTTTTGATTGATTAGTCTAAAATAATGGGAgattaaaaatctaaaatttgtgttataaatgataatatagatttgaatgaaattattttagtggGAAAGATTGTGAGACAGAGCATGCGTGTAAGCAAATCTAGTTGGTCACCTAGAAacgaacttttttttttttttttcataccaCCTAGAAACGAACTTGAATGATTAGTTTTCATACGTAATCGTACTTTTggataaatactactccatacaAAACTAATTAagtaattcaaaaaataaaattagcgGGGTAAATTATCTAGCATTATAATATCCAACACCGGCTAATACCCCTTTATCCAAAAATGTTTAGCATTATAATATGCGATGGGAAGGAAATTTGGCAGCTTACTTATCTGAGATTACGCATATAACTTTCATAAAGGTGTCCATGTTTTAGAGTCCCCTCCTTCGGgtgttagtatttttttaatgcatGATAGATTAGGTGTTTCTTATGATCGTTAATGTGTAATCGGGCTCTACCCGCTTTTCTtaccaaaaaataataataatcttcaAGTACAGCCATTTGGCGAAATCACAATTCTTTACACTCACCATAGTGGAAATGGACCATATgtgatttagataattgttttATAAAGTCTAATCGAAATCTTCTATATATACATGTCACCTACTATCCTACGAGCAATAAGGGCATATTCACAGTGGGGCACCCTAAGGGGCGCCGTAAAACCCgtcctatgcaccgccacgtcagcatt
This sequence is a window from Salvia splendens isolate huo1 chromosome 5, SspV2, whole genome shotgun sequence. Protein-coding genes within it:
- the LOC121805692 gene encoding E3 ubiquitin-protein ligase RING1-like, with product MVMAFLHRKLLDEWFCQTFCVDPENINACQDSCKQSPLQSPPPPPPPPLIAPHKPPLSPALTASLVVLSTAFFLFTCYTIYKFYTAYTNSPPRRRQSDPEEDGGGGGDFVDEEDVVDHPIWYIRTIGLQQSVINAITIVKYKRADGLVEGTDCAVCLSEFQEDETLRLLPKCSHAFHIPCIDTWLASHTNCPMCRAGIVSSHDPIAHQSGRAEEALDVSNEIEGDGAARSQIGIELGETVEEGACKIELGGAQPVRRSVSMDSLSASMISAAVANAFPRQCDKNLKAKAGEVGIRTGSSSSVKRSASCNAKVFLSRYSSSRRWEVLRRERGVVEE